Proteins encoded within one genomic window of Rubritalea squalenifaciens DSM 18772:
- the mreC gene encoding rod shape-determining protein MreC, which translates to MKPLNLITLLLFLAGAAWALTRSEEGVRQIQRGYYATIGPFLKSGAELETKAREFTKEVEHSEALNAKLEQAEAELVKLRTEVSHLRQLEDENIQLRAALRFQQRSPFSVTAAKIIRRKPATWWQTITIDRGQKHNVGVQLPVLAAEGLVGKVDRPDDETSTVILLTDEKCQVSARIEGTQEVGILSGQRAQYGSTPVLRLRYLSKEAKIKPGAKVVTTGRGGLFPANIELGTVTSFEAGSFDAEAQVKPAVDFAALETVFVLTGHQ; encoded by the coding sequence ATGAAGCCACTTAATCTCATCACCCTTCTACTATTCCTGGCAGGCGCCGCTTGGGCGCTCACCAGGAGTGAGGAAGGCGTGCGCCAGATTCAGAGAGGCTACTACGCCACTATCGGCCCCTTCTTGAAAAGCGGAGCGGAACTGGAAACCAAAGCTCGGGAATTCACCAAAGAAGTCGAGCATTCCGAAGCCCTTAACGCCAAACTTGAACAAGCCGAGGCAGAACTCGTGAAACTTCGCACCGAAGTCTCACACCTACGTCAGCTGGAAGACGAAAATATCCAGCTTCGTGCTGCGCTGCGTTTCCAGCAGCGCTCACCTTTCAGCGTCACCGCTGCAAAAATCATCCGCCGCAAACCCGCGACCTGGTGGCAAACCATCACCATCGACCGGGGTCAAAAGCACAATGTAGGAGTCCAACTCCCAGTGCTTGCTGCAGAAGGACTCGTCGGTAAGGTAGACCGACCAGACGACGAGACTTCCACCGTGATTTTGCTGACCGACGAGAAGTGCCAAGTTTCAGCCCGAATCGAAGGCACTCAGGAGGTCGGCATCCTCAGTGGACAACGCGCCCAATACGGAAGTACACCCGTATTGCGCCTGCGCTACTTGTCCAAAGAGGCGAAGATCAAGCCCGGCGCTAAAGTCGTTACGACTGGCCGAGGTGGACTCTTCCCTGCCAATATTGAACTGGGAACCGTGACCTCATTTGAGGCTGGCTCGTTCGATGCGGAGGCACAGGTGAAACCGGCAGTAGACTTTGCGGCGCTAGAAACCGTATTCGTCTTAACCGGCCACCAATAA
- the serS gene encoding serine--tRNA ligase codes for MLDIREIRDNAEEIKERLATRGGDAHTLIDEVLSCDESRRSIETEKQQLQSQRNSASKEIGALMGQGKKEEAEAAKAAVKEIGERIKELDAESDTLTSRQEELLMSIPNVPHTACPVGEDETANPEVRVWGEKPEIADPKDHVALAEQHGLIDFEAASKVSGSGFAVYKGTGARIERALINFLLNLQTTEHGYTEVNVPHIIRRYCMEGTGQLPKFEDDMYGFEEGAMFLAPTAEVPVTNLLRETILTEDELPIKMTAHTPCFRREAGSAGRDNRGIIRMHQFDKVELVQVVHPDKSFEVLEELTAHAETALQRLGLHYRTIELCTGDIGFSSTKTYDIEVWAPGQGKYLEVSSCSNFGDYQARRMKLRFKDADGKNQFCHTLNGSGTALPRLYVALLEQNQNPDGSINIPAALVPYMGMEKIG; via the coding sequence ATGCTCGACATACGAGAAATCCGCGACAACGCCGAAGAGATCAAAGAACGCCTTGCCACACGCGGAGGCGATGCACACACGCTTATCGACGAGGTCCTCTCCTGCGACGAATCCCGCCGCAGCATTGAGACCGAGAAGCAGCAGCTTCAGTCCCAGCGCAACAGTGCATCCAAAGAGATCGGCGCATTGATGGGACAAGGTAAAAAGGAGGAAGCCGAAGCTGCCAAGGCAGCCGTGAAAGAAATCGGCGAGAGAATCAAGGAACTCGACGCTGAGAGTGACACCCTTACCAGCCGTCAGGAAGAACTCCTGATGAGCATCCCTAACGTGCCTCATACAGCCTGCCCAGTCGGCGAAGACGAAACCGCCAACCCGGAAGTACGCGTCTGGGGAGAAAAGCCTGAAATCGCCGATCCCAAAGACCACGTCGCCCTTGCAGAGCAGCATGGACTGATCGATTTCGAGGCCGCCTCAAAGGTTTCAGGATCTGGTTTTGCCGTTTACAAAGGCACCGGCGCTAGAATTGAACGTGCACTGATCAATTTCTTGCTCAATCTCCAGACGACCGAACATGGCTACACTGAAGTCAATGTTCCGCATATCATCCGCCGCTACTGCATGGAAGGTACTGGCCAGCTGCCAAAATTCGAAGACGACATGTACGGCTTCGAAGAAGGCGCCATGTTCCTGGCACCTACCGCCGAGGTTCCTGTAACCAACCTTCTTCGCGAGACCATTCTCACTGAAGACGAGCTTCCTATCAAAATGACTGCGCATACACCATGCTTCCGCCGCGAAGCCGGCAGCGCAGGCCGTGATAACCGCGGCATCATCCGTATGCACCAGTTCGACAAGGTCGAGCTCGTTCAAGTGGTACATCCAGACAAATCTTTCGAGGTGCTCGAAGAGCTCACCGCACACGCCGAAACTGCTCTCCAGCGTCTCGGCCTGCACTATCGCACTATTGAGCTCTGCACTGGCGATATCGGATTCTCCTCAACCAAGACTTACGACATCGAAGTGTGGGCACCCGGCCAAGGCAAGTATCTTGAAGTCTCCTCATGCTCAAACTTCGGCGACTATCAGGCACGCCGCATGAAGCTCCGCTTCAAGGATGCCGATGGCAAGAACCAGTTCTGCCACACCCTCAACGGTTCCGGCACAGCTCTCCCACGCCTCTATGTAGCCCTGCTTGAGCAAAACCAGAATCCTGACGGATCCATCAACATCCCCGCCGCCCTGGTCCCATACATGGGCATGGAGAAGATTGGCTAA
- a CDS encoding rod shape-determining protein — protein MFSKLFGGWFSNDIGIDLGTANTLVNVKDHGIVLREPSVVAVKAGTNVVLAVGDDAKRMLGRTPGDIVAIRPLKDGVIADFEVTEAMLRHFIRKANNKRRSNPRVVIAIPSGITEVERRAVRESAEQAGAREVFLIEEPMAAAIGVGLPVQDASGNMVVDIGGGTTEVALISLAGIVYSRSVRTAGDELDEAIISYMKRAYNLMIGERTAEEIKIRLGSAVPLPKELTMEVKGRDLVAGLPKTMKISSEEIREAMADPLSTIVDAVRTTLERCPPELAADLVDRGLVLAGGGALLKGLDKRLKQETGLPVHVADDPLSAVAEGTGKALQEINFLRRVTNMD, from the coding sequence ATGTTTTCCAAACTCTTCGGTGGTTGGTTCTCGAATGACATCGGGATCGACCTCGGCACCGCAAACACCCTTGTAAATGTAAAAGACCACGGCATTGTCCTCAGAGAGCCCTCAGTAGTCGCCGTTAAGGCTGGCACCAACGTCGTTCTCGCCGTCGGTGACGATGCCAAGCGCATGCTTGGGCGTACCCCAGGAGACATCGTGGCTATTCGTCCACTCAAAGACGGGGTAATCGCCGACTTCGAGGTCACCGAGGCGATGCTTCGCCACTTTATCCGCAAGGCGAACAACAAGCGCCGCTCCAACCCTCGCGTGGTGATCGCCATTCCATCCGGCATCACTGAGGTAGAGCGCCGCGCCGTACGAGAGTCCGCTGAGCAAGCAGGCGCTCGCGAAGTCTTTTTGATCGAAGAGCCTATGGCAGCCGCCATTGGTGTAGGACTCCCTGTGCAAGATGCCTCCGGCAACATGGTGGTTGATATCGGTGGTGGTACTACCGAGGTGGCCCTTATCTCCCTCGCAGGTATCGTCTACTCCCGCTCGGTCCGTACTGCTGGAGACGAACTAGACGAGGCCATTATTTCCTACATGAAGCGCGCCTACAACCTCATGATCGGTGAACGCACCGCTGAGGAAATCAAGATCCGCCTGGGCTCAGCTGTACCTCTACCTAAAGAGCTCACCATGGAAGTAAAAGGCCGTGACCTCGTCGCAGGCCTGCCGAAGACCATGAAAATCTCCTCAGAGGAGATCCGTGAAGCCATGGCAGACCCTCTCTCCACCATCGTCGATGCCGTTCGCACCACACTGGAGCGCTGCCCCCCCGAACTTGCAGCAGACCTCGTAGACCGAGGCCTTGTGCTAGCAGGCGGTGGAGCCCTCCTCAAAGGCCTTGATAAACGCCTCAAACAGGAGACTGGCCTCCCCGTCCACGTCGCTGATGATCCACTCAGCGCCGTAGCCGAAGGCACCGGAAAAGCACTGCAGGAAATTAATTTCCTTCGCCGCGTGACCAACATGGACTAG
- a CDS encoding Yip1 family protein: MNEDNDKPEQENTEQETPATPPPLEHAQPGFSYAQPQPEPPVEPGKPIQEYLNFSSLLSHLLKRPMDVLATMESKKAVPWAPLLTLAFCCLLIFGLVIGTFSAGTQLWAAPLKIMGGVAFSAIICLPSLYIFSCLAGIESRFQTISGLLASAISLIALLLVGFAPVIWLFSTSSDSLPFFGFLCLALWLICLGFGFRFISNAAKILGAKNGFHLKVWCTVFLLVTLQMPVTLRPIIGQSDEHKLLNLEEKKFFLTHWGEQITGDFDRPEHSSRNIKYNDSDNPLQR; the protein is encoded by the coding sequence ATGAACGAAGACAATGATAAGCCCGAGCAGGAAAATACTGAGCAAGAAACTCCTGCCACCCCACCCCCATTAGAGCATGCACAGCCTGGGTTCAGCTATGCCCAGCCTCAGCCGGAACCTCCGGTGGAGCCCGGCAAACCGATCCAAGAATACCTTAATTTCTCCAGCCTGCTGAGCCATCTTCTAAAAAGGCCCATGGATGTGCTCGCCACCATGGAATCAAAGAAAGCTGTCCCCTGGGCACCGCTTCTCACACTGGCGTTCTGCTGCCTGCTCATCTTTGGACTCGTCATCGGCACCTTCAGTGCAGGCACCCAACTCTGGGCGGCCCCACTCAAGATCATGGGAGGTGTAGCCTTCAGTGCTATCATCTGCCTGCCCAGCCTCTATATCTTCTCCTGCTTGGCGGGTATCGAATCCCGCTTCCAGACCATCAGTGGCCTTCTAGCTAGTGCGATCTCCCTGATTGCCCTGCTCCTGGTGGGCTTTGCTCCCGTCATCTGGCTCTTCTCCACTTCAAGCGATTCTCTACCCTTCTTTGGGTTCCTCTGTCTGGCCCTTTGGTTGATCTGTCTGGGCTTTGGGTTTCGCTTCATCAGCAATGCCGCGAAGATCCTAGGCGCCAAGAACGGATTCCATCTCAAGGTCTGGTGTACGGTCTTCCTCCTCGTGACTTTGCAGATGCCCGTCACCCTGCGCCCCATCATCGGCCAGTCAGACGAACATAAACTCCTTAACCTCGAAGAGAAGAAATTCTTCCTCACCCACTGGGGAGAGCAAATCACCGGCGACTTCGACCGCCCAGAGCACTCATCTCGCAATATCAAATACAACGACTCCGACAACCCCCTGCAAAGATAG
- a CDS encoding esterase/lipase family protein has protein sequence MRDANHYYQKLRYSKSSNTISKYNETCEALLLQDSCRDKNLTSLPPEIGTWLESKTNGYITPSYFDAIFPATQVFTEKFYEDHYRKGGVGVPLVGWKKNGKGKPNPPDFMAPSGRAFNLTAILSFENGKPLWKLYQAKHTESVTIGQTSHTLSGDFTAADAIFWDRSILKKNILEGLILPDRIFGETGLYMDAPYDPTKIPVLCVHGLKSSPDAFMFMVNDLRQDQLIRQHYQFVYFYYPTGAPWMYTAATFRDKVRELENYARAMGGIDNFNQMVILSHSMGGLISRASTCVSPKPFYDAVYDREIHQLRGSQRNRNLVKRLLYYETLKAPKRIVFMATPHKGSSLADWRVVNLFSRLIQLPTELSYSVINAALDTGANFVEGNIDNFNIPTSLDQLSPNNRMILAVPKLEFPLTMKIHSIIGARKGNPKSDGVVEYWSSHLPPRQTESELIINSDHSVPFKKEAIQEVNRILHLHLREAGKN, from the coding sequence ATGCGTGATGCGAACCACTATTACCAAAAACTCAGATACTCCAAATCCAGCAACACCATCTCCAAGTACAACGAAACTTGCGAGGCCCTGCTGCTCCAAGATTCCTGCAGAGACAAAAACCTGACTAGCCTGCCACCGGAGATCGGCACTTGGCTCGAATCGAAAACAAACGGCTACATCACCCCATCCTATTTCGACGCCATCTTTCCAGCCACACAGGTCTTCACTGAAAAATTCTATGAAGATCACTACCGCAAAGGCGGAGTTGGCGTCCCTTTGGTAGGCTGGAAGAAAAACGGCAAAGGAAAACCCAATCCACCCGACTTCATGGCTCCATCAGGAAGAGCCTTCAATCTGACTGCCATTCTCTCGTTTGAGAACGGCAAACCTCTGTGGAAACTCTATCAGGCGAAGCACACGGAATCCGTCACCATCGGCCAGACCTCACACACCCTGTCCGGTGACTTCACCGCAGCTGACGCGATTTTCTGGGACCGAAGCATCCTGAAGAAAAACATCCTAGAGGGCCTCATCCTACCCGACAGGATCTTTGGTGAGACCGGCCTCTATATGGATGCCCCATATGACCCGACCAAAATCCCGGTCCTCTGCGTGCACGGACTTAAATCCAGCCCAGACGCCTTCATGTTCATGGTGAACGACCTGCGCCAGGACCAACTCATCCGCCAGCACTACCAATTCGTCTACTTCTATTACCCCACCGGAGCACCATGGATGTATACCGCCGCGACCTTCCGGGACAAAGTGCGTGAACTTGAGAACTATGCGCGCGCCATGGGAGGAATAGACAACTTCAACCAAATGGTCATCCTCTCACACTCCATGGGGGGACTTATATCCCGAGCCTCCACTTGCGTGAGCCCGAAACCCTTCTACGACGCCGTCTATGACAGGGAAATCCACCAACTACGAGGCTCTCAACGCAATCGCAATCTCGTTAAAAGACTTCTCTACTACGAGACGCTAAAAGCCCCTAAAAGAATCGTCTTCATGGCCACCCCTCACAAAGGGTCGAGCCTGGCCGACTGGAGAGTAGTCAACTTATTCTCCAGACTAATCCAACTCCCCACCGAACTCTCCTATTCAGTGATCAACGCCGCCTTAGACACTGGAGCTAACTTTGTGGAAGGCAACATCGATAACTTCAACATTCCCACCAGCCTGGATCAATTATCGCCAAACAACAGAATGATCCTTGCCGTTCCCAAGCTGGAGTTCCCTCTAACCATGAAGATTCACTCCATTATCGGAGCCCGCAAAGGCAATCCAAAAAGCGACGGTGTTGTAGAGTACTGGTCTTCACACCTGCCCCCTAGACAAACCGAGTCCGAGCTGATCATCAACTCGGACCACAGCGTGCCCTTCAAAAAGGAAGCTATTCAGGAAGTCAACAGAATCCTCCACCTACACCTGAGGGAAGCAGGCAAGAACTAG
- a CDS encoding ParA family protein: MITIAISSQKGGVGKTTVSINLAFAFARAGRKVLLVDADPQGSVGLSLTRQSRKLSGFFDFLDDPSRSVRSLIVPTRMETLSMIPAGHSGGYEAGSGNVTSSYSQVKRFLNQVEEAGYDICIMDTAAGLFGVTKDVLVCSNAVMVPQQAEPLGIRSVPKMLEELSRLRKYNAKLKILGVLLTMVQQDVEESTDAVSGLRHLLPEGLVFKNDVSRDVLFLKASAKGVPVGVLQGAADILDRFNQIRCEIEDKLGLTQEDKVVVGE; the protein is encoded by the coding sequence ATGATAACCATCGCCATTTCCAGTCAAAAAGGAGGAGTTGGGAAAACGACCGTCTCGATCAATTTGGCATTTGCCTTTGCTCGGGCGGGCCGAAAGGTCCTGCTCGTGGATGCTGATCCACAGGGTTCCGTAGGTCTCTCCCTGACCCGCCAGTCACGCAAGCTTTCAGGTTTTTTTGATTTCCTGGATGACCCAAGCCGCTCTGTGCGTAGCTTGATTGTGCCTACCCGGATGGAAACTCTGTCCATGATTCCAGCTGGACACAGTGGAGGGTATGAGGCTGGTTCTGGTAATGTCACCAGCAGCTACTCTCAGGTGAAGCGCTTTTTGAACCAGGTGGAGGAAGCCGGATATGATATTTGTATCATGGATACCGCAGCAGGCCTCTTCGGGGTTACCAAGGATGTCTTGGTTTGTTCTAATGCGGTGATGGTGCCTCAGCAGGCTGAGCCACTGGGTATCCGTTCTGTGCCAAAGATGCTTGAGGAGTTGTCTAGGCTACGCAAATACAACGCCAAGCTGAAGATTCTCGGTGTTCTACTGACGATGGTGCAGCAGGACGTAGAAGAGAGTACCGATGCCGTCAGTGGTTTACGTCACCTTTTGCCGGAAGGCTTGGTTTTCAAGAATGATGTCTCAAGGGATGTTCTCTTCTTGAAGGCCAGCGCCAAGGGAGTGCCCGTAGGGGTGCTGCAGGGAGCTGCAGATATTTTAGATCGTTTTAATCAGATCCGCTGTGAGATCGAGGACAAGCTCGGCCTGACGCAGGAGGACAAAGTAGTAGTGGGAGAATAG
- the mrdA gene encoding penicillin-binding protein 2, which translates to MKQPRYRYRLYLLTLLVLVGCGVLLTKLYEVQIERQEEFRELMPDNYEVRIREPGVRGEITDRNGVTLAKNLIDYQVVFDLEEIHRDYLEHSKSEKTEEEEDTPEEKKDIVAIINEWVRPRLAVHGLDTSYSARALSAHYKTHGGLVPYVFRDDLTYEQFAHFAEHNLELPGVYVRVAPRRVYPFGALGSHVVGFLKQWEKGDVPPEFKHYIGDARGIEGIEATLDQYLRGSEGIRTILKDEKGKTLRDVDYMRPGPGSEVALTIDARVQYLTESVLRRAGRAAAVVMDPRTGEVLAMASVPDFDPNDFIPAITTEKYQNYRSNKGAPFLNRAISNFPPGSTFKIPTAIAGCLNGQHGAYCNCIGYTAYGKAKIRCWKTYGHGNLGLAEAIQRSCNPYFMKMANTMGPEKMVETFQNLGLGKTTGIRLPNESPGILPGSIEWQRRFRDKSMTPAFTGMLSIGQGDSEATPLQMASIISAVANGGRFYQPRIVRSVTHPTLGVQIADRAKLKADLLKEGLDPTHLETIRTGMRLAANKVGGTARRASLADIVIGAKTGTAQTVDLGIKTHVAWTVAFAPYDSPRYVVVVAVKRGSSGGAVAGPLVKLILTGLFAQEEGHKLPLAKLSPYQGNLDIIDAISLPDDNQLAATFSDNGETGDEASSIVIVKPEPEVPENLPNPTIKPEVDQRGSVIPRAIPVQE; encoded by the coding sequence ATGAAGCAACCACGTTACAGATACCGCCTCTACCTCCTCACCTTGTTGGTGCTGGTCGGCTGTGGCGTACTGCTAACAAAGCTCTATGAAGTTCAGATCGAGCGCCAGGAAGAGTTCCGGGAGCTAATGCCTGACAACTACGAAGTACGCATCCGCGAACCCGGCGTACGCGGTGAAATCACCGATAGGAATGGAGTCACCCTCGCCAAGAACCTCATCGATTATCAGGTCGTCTTCGACCTTGAGGAAATTCACCGCGACTACCTCGAGCACAGTAAATCTGAAAAGACCGAGGAAGAAGAGGACACGCCCGAGGAAAAAAAAGACATCGTGGCGATCATCAACGAGTGGGTTCGACCCAGACTCGCCGTCCATGGCCTGGACACAAGCTACAGCGCGCGTGCGCTCAGCGCCCACTACAAGACCCATGGAGGATTAGTCCCCTATGTCTTCCGTGACGATCTCACCTACGAACAATTTGCCCATTTCGCAGAACACAACCTGGAACTACCAGGTGTCTATGTACGTGTCGCGCCACGCCGAGTCTACCCGTTCGGAGCTCTAGGCTCCCATGTAGTCGGCTTCCTCAAGCAATGGGAAAAGGGAGATGTCCCTCCTGAGTTCAAACACTACATTGGCGACGCCAGAGGCATCGAAGGCATTGAAGCCACCCTGGACCAATATCTCAGAGGCAGCGAAGGCATTCGCACCATTCTCAAGGATGAAAAGGGGAAAACTCTACGTGATGTCGACTACATGAGACCAGGACCGGGCTCCGAAGTCGCTCTCACCATCGACGCACGTGTTCAGTACCTGACAGAGTCTGTACTCAGACGCGCAGGTCGCGCCGCCGCAGTCGTCATGGATCCCCGCACCGGAGAAGTACTGGCCATGGCCTCCGTGCCAGATTTCGACCCTAATGATTTTATTCCGGCAATCACGACAGAGAAGTACCAGAATTACCGATCAAACAAGGGAGCACCCTTCCTCAACCGTGCGATCAGCAACTTCCCTCCCGGCTCCACCTTTAAAATCCCTACAGCGATTGCCGGCTGCCTCAATGGCCAGCACGGTGCCTACTGCAACTGCATTGGTTATACTGCATACGGCAAAGCCAAGATCCGCTGCTGGAAGACATACGGCCACGGCAACCTCGGGCTGGCTGAAGCTATTCAGCGCTCCTGCAATCCATACTTCATGAAGATGGCCAACACCATGGGCCCTGAAAAAATGGTAGAAACCTTCCAAAACCTGGGACTCGGCAAAACCACCGGCATCCGACTCCCGAACGAATCTCCCGGGATCCTGCCCGGAAGTATCGAATGGCAACGCCGATTCAGGGATAAGAGCATGACTCCGGCCTTCACCGGCATGCTATCCATTGGCCAAGGTGATAGTGAAGCGACTCCTCTGCAGATGGCCAGCATCATCAGCGCGGTCGCCAATGGCGGAAGGTTTTACCAGCCACGCATCGTACGCAGCGTCACCCACCCTACACTCGGAGTCCAAATTGCTGACAGAGCCAAGCTCAAAGCAGATCTTCTCAAAGAAGGGCTCGACCCAACTCATCTGGAAACTATCAGGACTGGCATGCGACTCGCCGCCAACAAAGTAGGCGGAACAGCGCGACGAGCCTCTCTAGCAGACATCGTCATTGGCGCTAAAACAGGTACTGCACAGACTGTCGACTTGGGCATCAAAACTCACGTGGCCTGGACTGTCGCCTTTGCACCGTACGACTCACCACGCTACGTAGTCGTAGTCGCCGTAAAACGCGGATCAAGTGGCGGCGCCGTAGCAGGCCCTCTAGTCAAGCTCATCCTAACAGGACTCTTCGCACAAGAAGAAGGACACAAACTCCCCCTCGCAAAGCTTTCCCCCTACCAAGGCAACCTCGATATCATCGATGCCATTTCACTCCCAGATGACAACCAACTGGCAGCCACATTCTCTGACAACGGAGAAACTGGCGACGAAGCCTCTTCGATTGTCATCGTTAAACCAGAACCTGAAGTACCAGAAAATCTACCTAACCCCACAATCAAACCCGAAGTGGACCAGCGTGGATCCGTGATTCCACGAGCCATTCCCGTCCAAGAATAA
- a CDS encoding sigma-70 family RNA polymerase sigma factor, whose product MAKFDTDNSLRIYLREISKTELLTPQEEVELAERIKRGDKKARAHMIKANLRLVVKIAQDYSNYGLPLNDLISEGNIGLMKAVERFDPEKGGKLSTYAAWWIKQSIKRALANQSKTIRLPVHMVDKIARMRRISNILTEELGREPTDSELAEELGIPRKKLAMLKQAAQRPASLDAPVHEGETSDFGEIIGDERAVDPALALQSKNMHSQLDGLLDVLDEREQRIIDARFGLGGQKPMTLEEVGLEFGVTRERIRQLQNVALAKMRKSLRKKEQPLPKPLSGGLAEAS is encoded by the coding sequence ATGGCAAAATTCGATACAGACAACTCTCTTCGCATCTACTTGCGTGAGATTTCGAAAACCGAGCTACTTACCCCTCAGGAGGAGGTGGAGCTAGCTGAGCGCATCAAGCGCGGTGACAAGAAAGCTCGTGCACACATGATCAAGGCGAACCTTCGTCTCGTCGTGAAAATTGCCCAGGACTACTCAAATTACGGTCTCCCACTTAACGATTTGATTTCCGAGGGCAACATCGGCCTGATGAAAGCCGTAGAACGCTTCGATCCCGAAAAAGGCGGTAAGCTTAGTACTTACGCGGCTTGGTGGATCAAGCAGTCTATTAAACGCGCCCTCGCCAACCAGAGTAAAACCATCCGTCTCCCGGTCCACATGGTGGACAAGATCGCCCGCATGAGGCGTATCTCAAACATCCTGACCGAGGAACTAGGACGCGAACCAACAGATTCCGAACTGGCAGAAGAGCTCGGTATTCCACGTAAGAAGCTAGCCATGCTCAAGCAGGCAGCTCAGCGACCAGCCTCTCTGGATGCTCCAGTCCACGAAGGTGAAACCAGCGACTTCGGTGAAATCATCGGGGATGAAAGAGCTGTAGACCCAGCCTTGGCCCTCCAGAGCAAGAATATGCATTCCCAGCTCGATGGCCTGCTCGATGTACTCGACGAGCGCGAGCAAAGAATCATTGATGCCCGCTTTGGCCTTGGTGGTCAAAAACCGATGACTTTGGAGGAAGTTGGCCTCGAATTTGGGGTCACTCGCGAAAGAATTCGTCAATTACAAAATGTTGCGCTTGCCAAGATGCGTAAAAGTTTGCGAAAAAAAGAACAGCCACTGCCAAAACCTCTTTCGGGAGGTCTTGCGGAGGCTTCATAA